CGGGGGTGGCGGAGGCCTGCGATATATCAATGATATAGAGGTCGTTCCGGGTCAAGCGATACCGGTAGTCGTTGGACGTGGCGGTTCAGGCGCTGCTTTGTATGGCTCATCAACTTCCAGCCGAACAGGAGGAACATCCTCGGTAGGCGAATGGATCTCGGCATTCGGTGGGCGAGGCGGCATTAACGGACTGGGCGGACAAGGTGAGGGAGGCGCTGGAGGCAGAGGAGGCCATGGTAATCACTTGGGAGCCGCTGGCGGTGCTGCGGGATATTCGGGTGACGGAGGCAACGGTGGCTCTGTAACCGGCGGTAGCGAGGATGGAGTGGGAGGCGGTGGTGGCGGTGGTAACAAAACTGGCACTTATAGCTCACCAAAAGGCAGTGGCGGCGGAGTCGGGCTGTTCGGTGAAGGCCCAAGTGGGGCCGGCGGTACATCGACATCACCAGGAGGAAAGGGTGGCAGTAATGGTACGAACGGCCAGCAAAGCAATCCAAACGGAGCCGCCGGCGGAGAATACGGCGGCGGTGGAGGGTTGCCAACCTCCGCCGGAAATCGAGGCGGAGACGGAGGAAGAGGTGCTGTTCGAATCATATGGGGCCCAGGTCGCTCGTTCCCTCACCATGCTGAAAAAATCTAGGAATTGTCATGCACGCACGTTTTGACACTGATAACCGTTTAGCGGAGCTGATCAACGTCGATCCTACGGGTCGCTATCACCCCAACGTGATCTGGATACCTGTCAACGATGAGATGATCGAGTATTTGACGGACGACTACATCGTCGATAGAGGTAAAGTTCAGCCGCCCACGCTCGACTACCTTCGCGATCAGCTCAAGGCTCGCTTGGCCGAGCATCGACATACTGTCGAAACCGGCGGTATGGAGCTCCCCAACGGCTCGCGCGTTCACACCGACCGTGAAAGCCAGGCCCAGCTCACAGGCGCGTACCAAACGCTGGTCACACCGTTCGTGGAGTCGATCGACTGGAAAGGCCCGGACGGCTGGATCACGGTCACTGAAACCGAGCTACGCCCGATCGCTCAAGCGGTCGCGCT
The window above is part of the Halomonas sp. GD1P12 genome. Proteins encoded here:
- a CDS encoding DUF4376 domain-containing protein: MHARFDTDNRLAELINVDPTGRYHPNVIWIPVNDEMIEYLTDDYIVDRGKVQPPTLDYLRDQLKARLAEHRHTVETGGMELPNGSRVHTDRESQAQLTGAYQTLVTPFVESIDWKGPDGWITVTETELRPIAQAVALHVQGCFKAERRVSEQITAAEDAEALYAIDIAQAFGEALASTVS